The following are encoded together in the Choloepus didactylus isolate mChoDid1 chromosome 7, mChoDid1.pri, whole genome shotgun sequence genome:
- the ADGRF2 gene encoding adhesion G-protein coupled receptor F2 codes for MTHVFLLCCLAFVLPLESCRTLSQAVSKGKQKESARPHGVCDGLCVDNSHCSQPCPPGTQGNVGFLCRKKKWHKVTDTCQTLNAFNIFEMDSHLAQPLGGNLKIQDYAEQPETISDILMQRCPKDLSCAIKNIQQSARIPGNIAVIVQLLHNISTALLADVDEAKMQSYSIMANHILNSKSISNWTFIPDRNSSCILLHSVNSFASKLFISKHPIDISDAFIHTMGATVSRDDNGKNFTFSMRVNDTSNEVKGRVLITRDELQNVPSPSQIVSIAFPTLGVILEASRFESTTVNGLVLSVILPKELKRVSLIFEKINKSEKRRTQCVSWHSLESRWDQKVCEMVQEDSQQALCKCRPSKLFTSFSILMSAHTLESPILVYITYIGLGISICSLILCLSIEALVWGQVTKTEISYLRHVCIVNVAATLLMADVWFIVASLLSGPVIHHKGCVAATFFVHFFYLAVFFWMLAKALLILYGILVVFHTLPKSVLMICLFAVGYGCPLVIAVITVAATEPGKGYLRPEACWLNWDMTKALLAFVVPALAIVVVNLTTVALVIVKTQRANIGSSMFQEVRAIVRISKNIAILTPLLGLTWGFGIATVIDDSSLAFHIIFSLLNAFQGFFILVFGTILDPKIREALSGRVTSAKWISRLSEHLSSEFSCHPTKGPS; via the exons GAGTATGTGATGGTCTCTGCGTGGACAATTCCCACTGCAGCCAACCTTGCCCTCCAGGCACTCAAGGAAATGTGGGGTTCTtatgcaggaaaaagaaatggcaCAAGGTCACTGATACCTGCCAAACCCTTAATGCCTTCAACATCTTTGAG ATGGATTCACATTTAGCTCAACCACttggaggaaatttaaaaatacaggacTATGCTGAACAGCCTGAGACCATTTCAGATATTTTGATGCAGAGGTGTCCAAAAGATTTGTCTTGTGCGATTAAAAACATTCAGCAGTCTGCCCGGATACCGGGAAACATTGCTGTCATTGTACAGCTCTTACACAACATATCAACAGCACTATTGGCAGATGTTGATGAGGCAAAGATGCAG AGTTACAGCATCATGGCCAACCACATTCTTAACAGCAAAAGCATCTCAAACTGGACCTTCATCCCTGACAGAAACAGCAGCTGCATCCTGCTACACTCAGTCAATTCCTTTGCAAGCAAGCTCTTTATAAGTAAACATCCCATTGACATATCGGATGCCTTCATTCACACCATGGGAGCCACCGTATCCAGAGATGACAATGGAAAGAATTTCACTTTTTCAATGAGAGTCAATGACACCAGCAATGAAGTCAAAGGGAGGGTGCTGATCACTAGAGATGAACTTCAGAATGTGCCTTCCCCTTCTCAGATTGTCAGCATTGCATTCCCAACTCTTGGGGTCATCTTGGAAGCCAGTCGTTTTGAAAGCACCACTGTGAATGGGCTTGTCCTGTCTGTCATTTTGCCCAAGGAACTTAAAAGAGTctcactgatttttgaaaagatcaacaagtcAGAGAAGAGGAGAACGCAGTGTGTCAGCTGGCACTCCTTGGAGAGCAGATGGGACCAGAAGGTCTGTGAAATGGTTCAAGAAGACTCCCAGCAGGCTCTTTGCAAATGTAGGCCAAGCAAGTTGTTTACTTCTTTCTCAATTCTTATGTCAGCCCACACCTTGGAGAGCCCGATCCTGGTTTACATCACATACATAGGCCTGGGCATTTCAATTTGCAGCCTGATCCTTTGCTTATCTATTGAGGCCTTGGTCTGGGGCCAAGTGACAAAGACGGAGATCTCGTATTTACGCCATGTGTGCATTGTTAATGTTGCGGCCACCTTGCTGATGGCTGATGTTTGGTTCATAGTGGCTTCCTTGCTTAGCGGTCCAGTGATACATCATAAGGGATGTGTGGCAGCAacattttttgttcatttcttttaccTAGCTGTGTTTTTCTGGATGCTTGCCAAGGCACTCCTTATCCTTTATGGAATCCTGGTTGTTTTCCATACCCTGCCCAAGTCAGTCCTGATGATATGTCTCTTTGCAGTGGGCTATGGGTGCCCTTTGGTCATTGCTGTCATCACGGTTGCTGCCACTGAGCCTGGCAAGGGCTACTTGCGGCCCGAGGCCTGCTGGCTCAACTGGGACATGACCAAGGCCCTCCTGGCCTTTGTGGTCCCAGCCCTGGCCATTGTGGTGGTAAACCTGACCACAGTTGCACTGGTGATTGTCAAGACCCAGCGAGCCAACATTGGCAGTTCCATGTTCCAGGAAGTGAGAGCCATTGTGAGAATCAGTAAGAATATCGCCATCCTCACACCACTGCTGGGACTGACCTGGGGATTTGGAATAGCCACTGTCATTGATGATAGCTCCCTGGCCTTCCACATTATCTTCTCCTTGCTTAATGCTTTTCAG GGCTTCTTCATCTTGGTTTTTGGAACAATCCTGGATCCAAAG ATAAGAGAAGCCTTAAGTGGTCGAGTAACCTCTGCAAAATGGATCTCCAGATTATCAGAG